A window of the Pyxidicoccus trucidator genome harbors these coding sequences:
- a CDS encoding ABC transporter permease, which produces MVPFFYNARSLWARRLSTGLTVLGLGLVVFVFSAVLMLANGIESALASGGDVANAVILRKGATGELVSGVERDAVRVLATDPAVASGPDGAPLVAGELVVLVALPRDGGQAMNTTARGVEPESFTARPEVRLVSGRRPRPGTNEVALGKALVGTSPDATLGGELRFAQQRWPVVGVLEAGAGAFESELWGDATRLGAAFGRPGYSSVLVRLRSAGDMDAFVQRVGADPRFTLEAKPEPTYWADQASGLATFIRVLGLFVSFVFSVGAVLGAMITMYAQVATRIAELGMLRAVGFRRRSVLASVVVESTMLGAAGGVLGALGALATRWIHIRTLNFQTFAEVSFGFTPTPGIVVGALLFGTLMGLLGGLLPAVRAARLSILDALRT; this is translated from the coding sequence ATGGTGCCGTTCTTCTACAACGCGCGCAGCCTCTGGGCCCGGCGGCTGTCCACGGGCCTGACGGTGCTGGGCCTGGGGCTGGTGGTGTTCGTGTTCTCCGCGGTGCTGATGCTGGCCAATGGCATCGAGTCCGCGCTCGCGTCGGGTGGAGACGTGGCCAATGCCGTCATCCTCCGCAAGGGCGCCACGGGCGAGCTGGTCAGCGGAGTGGAGCGGGACGCGGTGCGCGTGCTGGCCACGGACCCGGCGGTGGCGTCCGGGCCCGATGGGGCGCCGCTGGTGGCCGGTGAGCTGGTGGTGCTGGTGGCGCTGCCTCGCGACGGTGGGCAGGCGATGAACACCACCGCGCGGGGCGTGGAGCCGGAGAGCTTCACGGCGCGGCCCGAGGTGCGGCTCGTCTCCGGGCGCAGGCCCCGGCCGGGCACCAACGAAGTCGCGCTGGGCAAGGCGCTGGTCGGCACCTCGCCGGACGCCACCCTGGGTGGAGAGCTGCGCTTCGCCCAGCAGCGCTGGCCGGTGGTGGGCGTCCTCGAGGCCGGGGCGGGGGCCTTCGAGTCGGAGCTGTGGGGAGACGCCACGCGGCTGGGCGCGGCCTTCGGGCGGCCGGGGTACAGCTCGGTGCTGGTGCGGCTGCGCTCGGCCGGGGACATGGACGCCTTCGTGCAGCGCGTGGGCGCGGACCCGCGCTTCACGCTGGAGGCGAAGCCGGAGCCCACGTACTGGGCGGACCAGGCCAGCGGGCTCGCCACCTTCATCCGCGTGCTGGGGCTGTTCGTGTCCTTCGTCTTCAGCGTGGGCGCGGTTCTGGGGGCGATGATTACGATGTACGCGCAGGTGGCGACGCGCATCGCCGAGCTGGGCATGCTGCGCGCGGTGGGCTTCCGGAGGCGCAGCGTGCTGGCCAGCGTGGTGGTGGAGTCCACCATGCTGGGTGCGGCGGGGGGCGTGCTGGGCGCGCTGGGAGCGCTGGCCACGCGGTGGATTCACATCCGCACGCTGAACTTCCAGACGTTCGCCGAGGTGAGCTTCGGCTTCACGCCCACGCCCGGCATCGTCGTGGGCGCGCTCCTGTTCGGCACGCTGATGGGGCTCCTCGGCGGGCTGCTGCCCGCGGTGCGCGCCGCGCGCCTGTCCATCCTCGACGCGCTGCGAACCTGA
- a CDS encoding ABC transporter permease, producing the protein MTFGRLVWRDLLRNPLRLGLTILAGAVGVTAFIFLRTVIDLFYFGAQAAQVDRLIVRNKVSIIQPLPLSYYARIAALPGVTAVTHQEWFGGTLGDTQKDFFANFAVDPSTFLDVFPEFTAPPAQLAAFRSDPCGALVGEKLARRFGWKAGDRVTLKGQIYPGDWTFNVRGIYTGTRPGVDTTALVFGYACLNESEQLPKEAKDQAGIYAVRVDDPARSGAVAATIDGMFANSPFPTKTESERSFQLGFVAMSSAIITAVKVVSTVVLLIILLVIGNTLAMGVRERTRDLATLRAMGFRPAKVVLLVMAESAVIGLLAAALGVLAAPSLVNGFARLIASQFGQLPDNVMQPRTLVLSVVAALAVSLLAGAVPALRAVRLPVAEGLRKVA; encoded by the coding sequence GTGACGTTCGGCCGGCTCGTGTGGCGTGACTTGCTGCGCAACCCGCTGCGCCTGGGGCTCACCATCCTCGCGGGCGCGGTGGGCGTGACGGCCTTCATCTTCCTGCGCACCGTCATCGACCTCTTCTACTTCGGGGCGCAGGCGGCGCAGGTGGACCGGCTCATCGTCCGCAACAAGGTGTCCATCATCCAGCCGCTGCCGCTGTCCTACTACGCGCGCATCGCCGCGCTGCCCGGCGTCACCGCCGTCACCCACCAGGAGTGGTTCGGCGGCACCCTGGGCGACACGCAGAAGGACTTCTTCGCCAACTTCGCCGTGGACCCGAGCACCTTCCTCGACGTCTTCCCCGAGTTCACCGCCCCGCCCGCGCAGCTCGCCGCCTTCCGGAGCGACCCGTGCGGTGCGCTGGTGGGCGAGAAGCTGGCGCGACGCTTCGGCTGGAAGGCGGGAGACCGGGTGACGCTCAAGGGGCAAATCTATCCCGGCGATTGGACCTTCAACGTGCGCGGCATCTACACCGGCACGCGCCCCGGGGTGGACACCACCGCGCTGGTGTTCGGCTATGCGTGTCTCAACGAGAGCGAGCAGCTCCCGAAGGAGGCGAAGGACCAGGCGGGCATCTACGCGGTGCGGGTGGACGACCCGGCACGCTCGGGCGCGGTGGCGGCCACCATCGACGGGATGTTCGCCAACAGCCCGTTCCCCACGAAGACGGAGAGCGAGCGCTCCTTCCAGCTCGGCTTCGTGGCCATGTCCTCCGCCATCATCACCGCGGTGAAGGTGGTGTCTACCGTCGTTCTACTCATCATCCTGCTGGTCATCGGCAACACGCTGGCCATGGGCGTTCGCGAGCGCACGAGAGACCTGGCCACGCTGCGTGCCATGGGATTCCGGCCTGCAAAGGTAGTGCTCCTCGTCATGGCCGAGTCCGCCGTCATCGGCCTGCTGGCGGCGGCGCTGGGCGTGCTGGCGGCACCCTCGCTGGTGAATGGCTTCGCGCGGCTCATCGCCTCGCAGTTCGGCCAGCTCCCGGACAACGTGATGCAGCCGCGCACGCTGGTGCTGTCCGTGGTGGCGGCGCTGGCGGTGTCGCTGCTGGCCGGGGCCGTGCCCGCCCTGCGCGCGGTTCGCCTGCCGGTGGCGGAGGGCCTGAGGAAGGTGGCCTGA
- a CDS encoding ABC transporter ATP-binding protein, protein MSLEAVPAAPPMVRLVGVSKTYRRGTVEVPVLEAVDLTIDTGAFVAFMGPSGSGKSTLLNLISGLDQPTTGVVFVAGRNLAELDDRELSDWRAAHVGFVFQLYNLIPVLTAAENVELPLLLSPLSRGERRRHVAAALDVVGLSHRVSHRPPQLSGGEQQRVAIARAIVTDPDLVIADEPTGDLDRKAAESVLDLFGVLHRELRKTLVMVTHDPHAAERAERVHHLEKGVLQ, encoded by the coding sequence ATGAGCCTGGAGGCCGTGCCAGCCGCGCCCCCCATGGTCCGCCTGGTGGGCGTCTCCAAGACGTACCGTCGCGGCACGGTGGAGGTGCCCGTGCTGGAAGCGGTGGACCTCACCATCGACACCGGCGCCTTCGTGGCCTTCATGGGCCCGTCCGGCTCCGGCAAGTCCACGCTGCTCAACCTCATCTCCGGGCTGGACCAGCCCACCACGGGCGTGGTGTTCGTGGCGGGACGCAACCTGGCGGAGCTGGACGACCGGGAGCTGAGCGACTGGCGTGCCGCCCACGTGGGCTTCGTCTTCCAGCTCTACAACCTCATCCCCGTGCTCACCGCGGCGGAGAACGTGGAGCTGCCGCTGCTGCTCTCCCCGCTGTCCCGGGGCGAGCGGCGCCGGCACGTGGCCGCCGCGCTGGACGTGGTGGGCCTGTCCCACCGGGTGAGTCACCGTCCCCCGCAGCTCTCCGGCGGAGAGCAGCAGCGCGTGGCCATCGCCCGTGCCATCGTCACCGACCCGGACCTCGTCATCGCCGACGAGCCCACCGGCGACCTGGACCGCAAGGCCGCGGAGTCGGTGTTGGACCTCTTCGGCGTGCTCCACCGTGAGCTGCGCAAGACGCTGGTCATGGTGACGCACGACCCCCACGCCGCCGAGCGCGCCGAGCGCGTGCACCACCTGGAGAAGGGGGTGCTCCAGTGA
- a CDS encoding efflux RND transporter periplasmic adaptor subunit — translation MAEAQAQTPLSALRIDRSASPLKRRRRLRWLIPAALLLAVLVLLGVSLSRRAPTVRVAEVRAPLPGEQQTELSAAGYVDSRRRSVIAPQVPGRLVDVTVEEGEPVKKGQVIARLDNRDARVVLARAEAEVRAARARLAAAHAESANARRTTERTRNLAKQGAIPSAELLDIETAGSASRESVNAANALLLVALRAREGARLQLSHTVVRAPFDGTVARKLADEGAVLAPAALEGTDLGGIIELVDLDALEVEAEVSEEQLSRIQTGQPALIFLDAFPDRAFPALVGTVRPAIDRSKATATVMVRFQSVPEGALPDMGAKVSFLREPLPPDALDPKSRPPRVPANAVVEGKGGTSVWVVKDNRLELQPVRVGQRVGEEVSLEQGPPAGTQVVVAPDARRLRPGRRVKVEAGSG, via the coding sequence GTGGCCGAAGCCCAGGCACAGACTCCGCTGAGCGCTCTCCGCATCGACCGCTCGGCCTCACCACTGAAGCGCCGCCGCCGGCTGCGCTGGCTCATCCCCGCCGCGCTCCTGCTCGCGGTCCTGGTCCTGCTCGGCGTCTCCCTTTCCCGCCGCGCGCCCACCGTGCGCGTGGCGGAAGTCCGCGCGCCACTCCCGGGTGAGCAACAGACCGAGCTGTCCGCCGCCGGCTATGTCGACTCACGCCGCCGCTCGGTCATCGCGCCGCAGGTCCCGGGTCGACTGGTGGACGTCACGGTGGAGGAGGGCGAGCCCGTGAAGAAGGGACAGGTGATTGCCCGCCTGGACAACCGGGACGCCCGCGTCGTGCTGGCGCGTGCCGAGGCGGAGGTGCGGGCCGCCAGGGCCCGGCTCGCCGCCGCCCACGCCGAGTCCGCCAACGCGCGGCGCACCACCGAGCGCACCCGGAACCTGGCGAAGCAGGGCGCCATCCCCAGCGCGGAGCTCCTGGACATCGAGACTGCTGGCAGCGCCAGCCGGGAGTCCGTCAACGCCGCCAACGCCCTGCTCCTCGTCGCGCTCCGTGCCCGGGAGGGCGCGCGCCTCCAGCTCTCCCACACCGTGGTGCGCGCACCGTTCGACGGCACCGTGGCGCGCAAGCTCGCGGACGAGGGCGCCGTGCTCGCTCCGGCCGCGCTCGAAGGCACCGACCTGGGCGGCATCATCGAGCTGGTGGACCTGGACGCGCTGGAGGTAGAGGCCGAGGTCAGCGAGGAGCAGCTCTCCCGCATCCAGACAGGGCAGCCCGCCCTCATCTTCCTGGATGCCTTCCCGGACCGCGCCTTCCCCGCGCTCGTGGGCACGGTGCGCCCCGCCATCGACCGCTCCAAGGCCACGGCCACGGTGATGGTGCGCTTCCAGTCCGTCCCCGAGGGCGCGCTGCCGGACATGGGCGCCAAGGTGTCCTTCCTCCGCGAGCCCCTGCCACCCGACGCCCTCGACCCGAAGTCGCGCCCGCCCCGCGTACCCGCCAACGCGGTGGTGGAGGGCAAGGGCGGGACTTCCGTGTGGGTGGTGAAGGACAACCGCCTGGAGCTGCAGCCGGTGCGCGTGGGGCAGCGCGTGGGCGAGGAAGTCTCGCTGGAGCAGGGCCCTCCCGCGGGGACGCAGGTGGTGGTGGCACCGGACGCACGGAGGCTGCGCCCGGGGCGGCGCGTGAAGGTGGAGGCGGGGAGCGGATGA
- a CDS encoding double-CXXCG motif protein, translating to MNHHGDSLLVQPDALEALQGEGLRGLRGCKTELLFRPKGIPELLDLHIEPRGLLHPDCIPRSTPPQCPKCGRHGFSLPKEPILDGSSLPTDLDLFRLRNFATVLIVTERFKNAVERLEMDGLTFRELPVR from the coding sequence ATCAACCATCACGGTGACAGCCTGCTCGTCCAGCCCGATGCCCTGGAGGCATTGCAGGGCGAAGGACTCCGAGGACTCCGCGGCTGCAAGACGGAGCTGCTCTTCCGACCCAAGGGCATCCCGGAGTTGCTCGACCTGCACATCGAGCCACGCGGGCTCCTGCACCCCGACTGCATTCCGCGCAGCACTCCCCCGCAGTGCCCGAAGTGTGGCCGCCACGGCTTCAGCCTCCCCAAGGAGCCCATCCTCGATGGGTCCTCCCTCCCCACAGACTTGGACCTCTTTCGGCTGCGCAACTTCGCGACCGTGCTCATCGTCACCGAGCGCTTCAAGAACGCCGTCGAGCGTCTCGAAATGGACGGCCTGACCTTCCGCGAGCTGCCGGTGCGCTGA
- a CDS encoding c-type cytochrome yields MTFRMKLIVGTGALLSFAGGVALASGPEARPPAPEVKKHAVPVSKDGDLVVGLCDGETSLEVDGVKEGQKLTREQALRVSGALMEEWLKKNPDANWDPAPVVAQAPTPPPPSTQGPRSPPAVPRTPEKPASGGAMVGGGVKPESGGKDVKKQQGAAIQDGHTYGAFSERDEAIWAASTQAFVEEGNRVFHDAELVGGTVAVSCDMCHPDASNTHPETYPKYQVQLGRVALLRDMINWCIENPVRGKPLADDDPKMRAMEAYIYAKRKGTPLEYGKK; encoded by the coding sequence ATGACCTTCCGGATGAAGCTGATTGTGGGAACGGGCGCGCTGTTGTCCTTCGCGGGCGGCGTGGCGCTGGCCAGCGGGCCGGAGGCACGGCCTCCCGCCCCCGAGGTGAAGAAGCACGCGGTGCCGGTGTCGAAGGACGGCGACCTCGTGGTGGGGCTGTGTGACGGCGAGACGTCGCTGGAGGTGGACGGCGTCAAGGAGGGGCAGAAGCTGACCCGCGAGCAGGCGCTGCGCGTGTCGGGGGCCCTGATGGAGGAGTGGCTGAAGAAGAACCCGGATGCGAACTGGGACCCGGCGCCCGTCGTGGCGCAGGCGCCCACGCCTCCGCCGCCGAGCACCCAGGGCCCGCGCAGTCCGCCCGCGGTGCCGCGCACGCCGGAGAAGCCCGCGTCCGGAGGGGCGATGGTCGGCGGCGGGGTGAAGCCGGAGAGCGGCGGCAAGGACGTGAAGAAGCAGCAGGGCGCGGCCATCCAGGACGGGCACACCTACGGGGCGTTCTCCGAGCGGGACGAGGCCATCTGGGCGGCGTCCACGCAGGCGTTCGTGGAGGAGGGCAACCGGGTGTTCCACGACGCGGAGCTGGTGGGCGGCACGGTGGCCGTGTCGTGTGACATGTGCCACCCGGACGCGTCGAACACGCACCCGGAGACGTATCCGAAGTACCAGGTGCAGCTCGGCCGCGTGGCGCTGCTGCGCGACATGATCAACTGGTGCATCGAGAATCCCGTCCGAGGCAAGCCGCTGGCCGATGACGACCCGAAGATGCGCGCGATGGAGGCGTACATCTACGCGAAGCGGAAGGGGACTCCGCTGGAGTACGGGAAGAAGTAG
- a CDS encoding metallophosphoesterase family protein: MGNKFRSIETKHHEERDAFFKDLQRLDRRAFMRVAGISAGIVAGLGLRTPHSFQLVNVAEAQGTKPRFSFAYISDTHLYEQKLNDRFVRAILKAVDDVNALDPQPDFVLFGGDLAQLGQANELKLGAQILKSVKAPVKMMVGEHDWFLDMGELWRELFGAPNYSFDHKGVHFVVLNSILEKDFWTEKKLTPMERMKIVAGLDNGLQSRFEVGGAQREWMKQDLAKVDKKTPVIVFSHSPLYKYYKPWNFWTDDADEVQALLKPFEKVTVIHGHTHQLLSNQIGNISFHGMLSTAWPWPYAPEGLPKLTVQMNRPDPFSQFDGCGNGRMDVLESGLVDKLYNLWERNPITVRASYLASNGRQDAPPRTKLPSY, translated from the coding sequence ATGGGGAACAAGTTCCGCAGCATCGAGACGAAGCACCACGAGGAGCGCGACGCCTTCTTCAAGGACCTGCAGAGGCTGGACCGCCGGGCCTTCATGCGGGTGGCGGGCATCTCCGCCGGAATCGTCGCCGGCCTGGGGCTGAGGACGCCGCACAGCTTCCAGCTGGTCAACGTGGCGGAGGCGCAGGGGACGAAGCCGCGCTTCTCCTTCGCGTACATCTCCGACACGCACCTGTACGAGCAGAAGCTGAATGACCGCTTCGTCCGCGCCATCCTCAAGGCGGTGGACGACGTGAATGCGCTGGACCCGCAGCCGGACTTCGTCCTGTTCGGAGGCGACCTGGCGCAGCTCGGGCAGGCCAACGAGCTGAAGCTGGGCGCGCAGATTCTGAAGAGCGTGAAGGCGCCCGTGAAGATGATGGTGGGCGAGCACGACTGGTTCCTCGACATGGGCGAGCTGTGGCGCGAGCTGTTCGGGGCGCCCAACTACTCGTTCGACCACAAGGGCGTGCACTTCGTGGTGCTCAACTCCATCCTGGAGAAGGACTTCTGGACGGAGAAGAAGCTCACGCCCATGGAGCGGATGAAGATTGTCGCGGGCCTGGACAACGGACTCCAGTCCCGCTTCGAGGTGGGCGGCGCGCAGCGCGAGTGGATGAAGCAGGACCTGGCGAAGGTGGACAAGAAGACGCCGGTCATCGTCTTCAGCCACTCGCCGCTCTACAAGTACTACAAGCCCTGGAACTTCTGGACGGACGACGCGGACGAGGTGCAGGCGCTGCTCAAGCCCTTCGAGAAGGTCACCGTCATCCACGGGCACACGCACCAGCTGCTCAGCAACCAGATTGGCAACATCAGCTTCCACGGCATGCTGTCCACGGCGTGGCCGTGGCCGTACGCCCCGGAGGGCCTGCCGAAGCTGACGGTGCAGATGAACCGGCCGGACCCGTTCAGCCAGTTCGACGGCTGCGGCAACGGGCGGATGGACGTGCTGGAGTCGGGACTGGTGGACAAGCTGTACAACCTCTGGGAGCGCAACCCCATCACCGTGCGCGCGAGCTACCTCGCGTCGAACGGGAGGCAGGATGCGCCGCCCCGGACGAAGCTTCCGAGCTACTGA
- a CDS encoding cytochrome-c peroxidase, producing the protein MRTPSGAALPLAVLLYALTGHAEPPPQSSAPPPADLPPGVSLSLWKLAVPASAAPTPEKVLLGEKLFNDKRLSVDDTVSCSTCHDEKFGFTDGKPVSEGVKGQKVTRNSPTILNAMFNASQFWDGRASTLEDQAKLPILNPREMGMPNPEAVVVKVKAIPEYVAEFRKVFNREVNYDDLAAAIGAFERTLYSGNARFDRFMLGDAKALTDSERRGWALFNGKGRCNSCHAGNVVNPLFSDQKFHNIGVAAHKQDFVKLARQALKVVRTGDEKQIDELALETNFSELGRFLVTKQENDVGAFKTPTLRNIGITGPYMHDGSLTTLWDVMDHYNKGGVPNPYLDGGMQRLGLTEPEIDDLVAFLFTLTDERFAKLNTKFLAAQRARKNQRPERDTAVALGKKGNLGDLAPNPDLNVKNPADLGVYGTELSVKPASTKKP; encoded by the coding sequence ATGCGCACGCCGTCCGGCGCTGCCCTGCCGCTCGCCGTCCTGCTGTATGCCCTGACCGGGCACGCCGAGCCCCCACCCCAGAGCTCCGCACCTCCCCCAGCCGACCTGCCACCGGGCGTCTCGCTCTCGCTCTGGAAGCTCGCGGTGCCCGCGAGCGCCGCGCCCACGCCGGAGAAGGTGCTGCTGGGAGAGAAGCTCTTCAACGACAAGCGCCTCTCGGTGGACGACACCGTGTCGTGCTCCACCTGCCATGACGAGAAGTTCGGCTTCACGGACGGCAAGCCCGTGTCCGAGGGCGTCAAGGGCCAGAAGGTGACGCGCAACAGCCCCACGATTCTCAACGCCATGTTCAACGCGTCGCAGTTCTGGGACGGGCGCGCGAGCACGCTGGAGGACCAGGCGAAGCTGCCCATCCTCAACCCCCGGGAGATGGGCATGCCCAACCCGGAGGCGGTCGTGGTCAAGGTGAAGGCCATTCCCGAGTACGTGGCGGAGTTCCGCAAGGTCTTCAACCGGGAGGTGAACTACGACGACCTGGCGGCGGCCATCGGCGCCTTCGAGCGCACCCTGTACTCGGGCAACGCGCGCTTCGACCGCTTCATGCTCGGCGACGCGAAGGCCCTCACCGACTCCGAGCGCCGCGGCTGGGCCCTCTTCAACGGCAAGGGCCGCTGCAACAGCTGCCACGCGGGCAACGTCGTCAACCCGCTGTTCAGCGACCAGAAGTTCCACAACATCGGCGTCGCCGCGCACAAGCAGGACTTCGTGAAGCTGGCGCGCCAGGCGCTGAAGGTCGTCCGCACCGGCGACGAGAAGCAGATTGACGAGCTGGCGCTGGAGACGAACTTCTCCGAGCTGGGTCGCTTCCTGGTGACGAAGCAGGAGAACGACGTCGGCGCCTTCAAGACGCCCACCCTGCGCAACATCGGCATCACCGGCCCGTACATGCACGACGGTTCGTTGACGACGCTGTGGGACGTCATGGACCACTACAACAAGGGCGGCGTGCCCAACCCGTACCTGGACGGGGGCATGCAGCGGCTGGGGCTGACGGAGCCCGAAATCGACGACCTGGTGGCCTTCCTGTTCACCCTGACGGACGAGCGCTTCGCGAAGCTGAACACGAAGTTCCTCGCCGCGCAGCGCGCCCGGAAGAACCAGCGCCCGGAGCGGGACACGGCCGTGGCGCTGGGGAAGAAGGGGAACCTGGGAGACCTGGCCCCCAACCCGGACCTGAACGTGAAGAACCCCGCGGACCTTGGCGTGTACGGCACCGAGCTGTCCGTGAAGCCCGCTTCGACGAAGAAGCCTTAG
- a CDS encoding DUF2156 domain-containing protein: protein MKRTEVSEAAPGAALDERARVLALLRRYGWNATSFQVLQPGFRYWFDAAGDACVAYVDTGGAWVAAGAPITSAERIPAVVAGFQSAARAAGRRVCFFATEPRFTELVPMESLPVGEQPVWDPSHWEDVVRGSRSLREQLRRARSRGVAVREVPAAVLEDPAHPTRRALDGLKSRWLASRRMAPMGFLVQLRPYAFARERRAFAAEVDGTVVGFLAVSPVYAREGWFLQDLLRDPRAPNGTAEALVDAAMRAAAAEGRRYVTLGLAPLSGPVRPWLRLARACGRPLFDFEGLRAFKAKFRPDAWVPIHVAYPQQNGGLAAVYDALRAFARGSLVRFGVATVLRRPRLLVHALAVLLVPWTALLALPATRDWFPSVQVQWGWVLFDVGLCVGLFSLVRRWRDGLAALLGSLTAADACLTFVQAVTYNGARAQGWLDWAVITAAVLAPAAASGLLFLSRDVHLSGQPSNP, encoded by the coding sequence ATGAAGCGGACGGAGGTGAGCGAAGCGGCACCCGGGGCCGCCCTGGACGAGCGCGCGCGAGTGCTGGCGCTGCTGCGCCGGTACGGCTGGAATGCCACGTCCTTCCAGGTGCTGCAGCCGGGCTTCCGCTACTGGTTCGACGCGGCGGGCGACGCGTGCGTGGCGTACGTGGACACGGGCGGCGCGTGGGTGGCGGCGGGCGCTCCCATCACCTCGGCGGAGCGCATCCCCGCCGTGGTCGCCGGCTTCCAGTCGGCTGCGCGCGCGGCGGGTCGGCGCGTGTGCTTCTTCGCCACCGAGCCGCGCTTCACCGAGCTGGTGCCGATGGAATCCCTGCCCGTGGGCGAGCAGCCCGTGTGGGACCCGTCGCACTGGGAGGACGTGGTGCGCGGCAGCCGGAGCCTGCGGGAGCAGCTCCGCCGCGCCCGCAGCCGGGGCGTGGCCGTGCGCGAGGTGCCCGCGGCCGTGCTGGAGGACCCGGCGCACCCCACGCGCCGCGCGCTGGACGGGCTGAAGTCGCGGTGGCTGGCGTCGCGCCGCATGGCGCCCATGGGCTTCCTGGTGCAGCTGCGCCCGTACGCCTTCGCTCGCGAGCGTCGCGCCTTCGCGGCGGAGGTGGATGGGACGGTGGTGGGCTTCCTCGCGGTGTCACCCGTGTATGCGCGCGAGGGCTGGTTCCTCCAGGATTTGCTCCGGGACCCGCGGGCTCCCAACGGCACGGCGGAGGCGCTGGTGGACGCCGCCATGCGCGCCGCGGCGGCGGAGGGGCGGCGCTACGTGACGCTGGGGCTGGCGCCGCTGTCCGGGCCGGTGCGGCCGTGGCTGCGGCTGGCGCGTGCGTGCGGCCGGCCGCTGTTCGACTTCGAGGGGCTGCGCGCCTTCAAGGCGAAGTTCCGCCCCGACGCGTGGGTGCCCATCCACGTGGCCTATCCCCAGCAGAACGGCGGGCTGGCCGCGGTGTACGACGCGCTGCGCGCCTTCGCGCGAGGCAGCCTGGTGCGCTTTGGCGTGGCCACGGTGCTGCGGCGTCCCCGGCTGCTGGTCCATGCGCTGGCTGTGCTGCTCGTGCCCTGGACGGCGCTGCTGGCACTCCCCGCCACCCGGGACTGGTTCCCCTCCGTGCAGGTGCAGTGGGGCTGGGTGCTCTTCGACGTGGGGCTGTGCGTGGGCCTCTTCTCGCTGGTGCGGCGCTGGCGGGACGGGCTGGCCGCGCTGCTGGGCTCGCTCACCGCCGCGGATGCCTGTCTGACCTTCGTCCAGGCCGTGACGTACAACGGAGCTCGGGCGCAAGGCTGGCTGGACTGGGCGGTCATCACAGCGGCGGTGCTCGCGCCCGCCGCGGCCTCAGGTCTCCTCTTCCTCTCGCGGGACGTGCACCTGTCTGGCCAACCCTCCAATCCCTGA